A DNA window from candidate division WOR-3 bacterium contains the following coding sequences:
- the rsgA gene encoding ribosome small subunit-dependent GTPase A translates to MVDGNLGLSDLGWSEFFRRQFAPHEADGLRPGRVISQEKLLYLVHDGSAELWAELSGRFRHEAGEHGGFPAVGDWVAVRPHSAGEAIIHALVPRRTAISRKVPLGLTAEQVIAANVDTVFLVTGLDQEFNPRRIERYVAAMLASGATPVVVLNKTDICPNTATALAQLGPIQAMVSVLQASAAEGTGLEAIRAYARPGETLAFVGSSGVGKSTIINRLLGAERQQTGAVSQAVGKGQHVTTRRELIPLPGGGLLMDTPGLRELQLWGSESDVAGAFEDVEALARQCRFRDCRHDEEPGCAVRAALEAGTLDPKRLHNFEKMQRELRFLARRQYWAKMKKHQPRPPDSGRGEDE, encoded by the coding sequence ATGGTGGACGGCAACCTCGGTCTGTCTGATCTCGGCTGGAGTGAGTTCTTCCGCCGTCAATTCGCGCCGCACGAAGCCGACGGTCTGCGCCCCGGGCGCGTCATTAGCCAGGAGAAGCTGCTCTACCTGGTCCACGACGGCAGCGCCGAGCTGTGGGCAGAACTCTCCGGCCGGTTCCGTCACGAGGCCGGGGAACACGGCGGGTTCCCGGCGGTCGGCGACTGGGTAGCGGTCAGGCCCCACTCCGCAGGCGAAGCGATCATCCACGCCCTCGTGCCTCGCCGTACTGCCATCTCGCGCAAGGTCCCGCTCGGCCTGACCGCAGAGCAGGTCATCGCCGCCAACGTCGACACTGTCTTTCTTGTCACCGGGCTCGACCAGGAGTTCAACCCGCGCCGCATCGAACGCTACGTCGCGGCCATGCTCGCGAGCGGCGCTACGCCGGTAGTCGTCCTGAACAAGACCGACATCTGTCCGAACACTGCGACCGCGCTTGCGCAGCTCGGCCCGATTCAGGCGATGGTGTCAGTCCTTCAGGCCAGCGCGGCCGAGGGCACCGGGCTCGAAGCAATCCGTGCCTACGCCCGCCCGGGCGAGACGCTCGCTTTCGTCGGATCCTCCGGCGTCGGCAAGTCCACCATCATCAACCGCCTGCTCGGCGCCGAACGGCAGCAGACCGGCGCGGTCAGCCAGGCGGTCGGCAAGGGCCAGCACGTCACCACGCGGCGCGAGCTGATTCCGCTTCCCGGTGGTGGGTTGCTCATGGATACGCCCGGCCTGCGCGAACTCCAGCTCTGGGGAAGCGAAAGCGACGTCGCAGGCGCCTTTGAAGACGTCGAGGCGCTTGCGCGGCAGTGCCGGTTTCGCGACTGCCGGCACGACGAAGAGCCGGGCTGCGCGGTTCGCGCCGCTCTCGAAGCCGGGACGCTCGACCCCAAGCGCCTCCACAACTTCGAGAAGATGCAGCGCGAACTCAGGTTCCTGGCCAGGCGTCAATACTGGGCCAAGATGAAGAAGCACCAGCCCCGGCCCCCCGACTCCGGCCGCGGCGAAGACGAGTAG